Part of the Acidobacteriota bacterium genome is shown below.
TGGAGCGCCTCCACAAGACCAACAACTTCCCCGAGTTCACGGGACGGGTCTGTCCCGCTCCGTGCGAGGGCTCGTGCGTCCTGGGCATCATCGAACCGCCGGTCACCATCAAGAGCATCGAGTGCTCCATCGTCGACCGCGGATTCGAGGAGGGTTGGATCGTCCCCCGCCCGCCTTCCCGCCGGACCGGCAAGAAGGTCGCCATCGTGGGGTCGGGACCGGCCGGTCTGGCCTGCGCCGACCAGCTCAACCAGGCCGGGCACGAGACCACCGTCCTGGAGCGCGCGGACCGGATCGGGGGGCTCCTGACCTACGGCATCCCGGCCATGAAGCTGGACAAGGAAGTGGTGTGGCGCCGGGTCGAGCTCCTGGCGGCGGAGGGCGTCCGCTTCCTCACCGGGATGGACGTGGGCGGCAACTTCCCGGCCTCCAGGCTGAGGGACGAATTCGACGCTGCCGTCCTCTGTTGCGGCGCCACCAAGCCCCGGGACCTGCCGGTGGAGGGGCGAGACCTGGACGGCGTCCACTTCGCCATGGACTATCTGCACGCCAACGCCAAGAGCCTGCTGGACAGCAATCTCGAGGATGGACGATACATCTCCGCCCGGGACAAGGACGTCATCGTCATCGGGGGCGGGGACACGGGAACCGACTGCGTGGGAACCGCCCTGCGCCACGGTTGCCGCAGTCTGGTCCAGTTCGAGATCCTTCCCCGGCCGCCCGACAGCCGGGCCCCGGACAACCCCTGGCCCCAATGGCCCCGGATCTACCGCATGGACTACGGGCAGGAGGAGGCTGCGGCCCTCTTCGGAGCAGACCCCCGCCGCTTCTCCATCATGACCGTCAGGATGGAGGGCGACGCCTCGGGACGCCTGCAGGAGGTCCACACCGTGGGGATCCGGTGGTCGCGAAACGGGGGGAGACCGTCGTTCGAACGGATCCCGGGAACCGAGCAGGTGTGGCCCGCCCAACTGGTCCTGCTGGCCATGGGATTCCTGGGGCCCGAGGATCGGCTCCCCGATCAACTGGGATTGGAGCGGGACCCGCGTTCCAACATCAAGGCCGATACCAGCGACTATGCCACCACCATTCCGGGAATCTTCGCCGCCGGCGACGTCCGGCGAGGGCAGAGCCTGGTGGTCTGGGCCATCCGCGAGGGGCGGGAAGCCGCCCGGGAGTGCGACCGCTTTCTCATGGGATCGACGCGGTTGCCTTGAGTTCCTGCCCCGGATCAGCCGAAGCCGACAAATTCGGTCATCTGGCGGCGAGCGCCGGGCTGATCGGATAGGATAACGGCTCAGATGATTTCCCCATCGAAACGGTCGAGCAAGAACGTTTCGCAGACCGGTGGTTCCGACCAGCGCCTTCT
Proteins encoded:
- a CDS encoding glutamate synthase subunit beta, translated to MGKPTGFMEYEREPLPVLTPGERVGTWREFHEHLPDSALKRQGARCMDCGVPFCHTGEVMGGMATGCPIHNLIPEWNDLVYRGLWREALERLHKTNNFPEFTGRVCPAPCEGSCVLGIIEPPVTIKSIECSIVDRGFEEGWIVPRPPSRRTGKKVAIVGSGPAGLACADQLNQAGHETTVLERADRIGGLLTYGIPAMKLDKEVVWRRVELLAAEGVRFLTGMDVGGNFPASRLRDEFDAAVLCCGATKPRDLPVEGRDLDGVHFAMDYLHANAKSLLDSNLEDGRYISARDKDVIVIGGGDTGTDCVGTALRHGCRSLVQFEILPRPPDSRAPDNPWPQWPRIYRMDYGQEEAAALFGADPRRFSIMTVRMEGDASGRLQEVHTVGIRWSRNGGRPSFERIPGTEQVWPAQLVLLAMGFLGPEDRLPDQLGLERDPRSNIKADTSDYATTIPGIFAAGDVRRGQSLVVWAIREGREAARECDRFLMGSTRLP